CACTGATTAATTTGAATATGTAGTCAGCATTTTGCAGTTACAATTATCTGTCGAAATAAACACAGCGTTTGGTTAGGGTGCAGTCGAGAACTCCcccattctatttatttatttatttatgattccTAAATTGTAGATTTGTGTTttgaaataacaaatattttgttcTCCATGAAAATTGGTTTAGCATTTGTTTAATCTGTCATAGTTTCTGTGAAATAGCAAAGTTAATATTTAATTGCGTTACCAATTTATCATTTTCACCCCAATGAATATGCAGTTCAAATAAAGTATACCTCAATTCATTATTTAATCCACACTTATTAACCGAAGTAGCTAGGTACAGTAAGCACTTGTTTAAACAGATTGATCTGGGTTACTCCTAAAGTTGGTGTCAATGCAACTTTACTGAATCCCGATGTTACCAAAGGAAAATTGGAAATTGCACACAAAAAATTTTACCAAAGCACGTCGTCGCACGTCACCCCTAGATCCTAGTTTCTGAAATGTCATAAAGTATCctagaataaaaaaatgttttaattgtctgATCACATCCAcataggtgtgtgtatatatatatatatatatatatatatatatatatatatatatatatatatataatgtgtgtgtgtgtgtgtgtgtgtgtcagtataaTAACATTTTCAGGAAGAATTCTTGGAACATGAATTAGAATTTTAGCATAAATGTGGATCATGTTTTGTCTGTCACAGTAactatctgtttgtttgttcagggTGGCATCATTGCTTTTTCTGTGGTAAGAAGATTTTCCCCAGGTCTTTTAAATGAGAATGTCCCTGGCACAGAGGGTGCTCCTGACCTGGCTCTTTACTCTGCTGTTCCTCATCATGCTGGTCCTCAAACTGGATGAGAAGGCCAACTGGAACTGGTTTCTGATCTTCATTCCCATCTGGATCTTTGACACCATCTTGCTGGTTATGCTTATTGTCAAAATGGCCAGCCGCTGTAAATCTGGCTATGACCCTCGCAACGGATCACAGAACTTGAAGAAGAAGGTGTGGTACCTGGTGGCTATGCTGCTCAAACTGGCTTTCTGCCTTGCCCTGTGTGCCAAGCTGGAGAAGTTCACAGACATGAAGCTGACATTTGTCTTCTTACCACTTTGGGCTCTACTCATAGGTGCTATGGTGGAGCTGggattaaatatattttgtgataGAAGAGAGTAGTCTGCAAATACAGGAAGGTACCAACCCTGtgaaaacatttacatatttacattacCCATCTGAAAACGGTCTCTTTTGAACTTTTTCAGAGACTGGATAACACTAAGTTAACTCAGTCAAATCAGTAGCAAGATGCAGGCAAGAGTCATGTAAGGTGTGTTAAGTATATTGATTTTGTATACTTAACAATATTACTGTTTCCATGCAGAAAGAAGCATCTGATGGAGaatgtctctttttttaatttataatgtcTAAAACTATGTATGTTCATGTAtttatctaatttaaaaaacagttaacatGCAATTGGGAAATTATTATGAATGCATCtgcataaaacacaaatagataTGCTGAACAAACATGCCTGCAGTACCATGACCAGCATTTCCATTTAACTATAAAGCAAAACAGACAAGCACTGTACATATCTGCCATTACGTATGCCCTACAGTAGATGTATTCTGTAAATAAAGCATACTTTTGACAATGTGCAGACAAGCTTTAATGTCTGGTTTTGAGGTTTCCTGTGATTTTTATCCtcttgaacgttttttttttttttttttttttttttttttttttactcaagtaatttgttttaattgttatactTCCAGCTTATAATGTGTGCTGCAGCATTGTATTTAACAATCACAATGTTATTTGAAAAAGCAACTTAAATGTGCGCAGGTCTAAATTCAGTGTCCCagtatttgtttgaaatgtttttatataggcCACTGCTTATGA
This window of the Polyodon spathula isolate WHYD16114869_AA chromosome 7, ASM1765450v1, whole genome shotgun sequence genome carries:
- the LOC121318362 gene encoding transmembrane protein 60-like, coding for MRMSLAQRVLLTWLFTLLFLIMLVLKLDEKANWNWFLIFIPIWIFDTILLVMLIVKMASRCKSGYDPRNGSQNLKKKVWYLVAMLLKLAFCLALCAKLEKFTDMKLTFVFLPLWALLIGAMVELGLNIFCDRRE